Proteins encoded within one genomic window of Jiangella mangrovi:
- a CDS encoding o-succinylbenzoate synthase, which translates to MADVDFAGAVVYAIPMRTRFRGITLREGMVFQGPVGWGEFCPFADYDDAECVPWLAAAVEQATLAPPSAVRDRVPVNCTVPAVEPARAHEIVEASGCTTAKVKVADHPDSLAEDLARVEAVRSALGPGGQVRVDANAVWDVDTAIRSLRLLDRAADGLEYAEQPCRTLDELAAVRRALDVPIAADESIRRADDPLRVAVAGAADVAVIKGTPLGGVRRALQVAEAARLPCVVSSALETSVGLAGQLALAGALPSLPYACGLGTLSLLTGDLVDDGVSLRPVGGSLPVPQLPPSPDPARLEEHRLTDPARERWWRERLARVRALAAL; encoded by the coding sequence GTGGCTGACGTCGACTTCGCGGGCGCGGTGGTCTACGCGATCCCCATGCGCACCCGGTTCCGAGGCATCACCCTCCGTGAGGGGATGGTGTTCCAGGGGCCGGTCGGCTGGGGCGAGTTCTGCCCGTTCGCTGACTACGACGACGCCGAGTGCGTGCCCTGGCTGGCGGCCGCCGTCGAGCAGGCCACACTCGCCCCGCCGTCGGCCGTCCGCGACCGCGTCCCGGTGAACTGCACGGTTCCCGCCGTCGAGCCGGCGCGGGCGCACGAGATCGTCGAGGCGTCCGGCTGCACGACGGCGAAGGTGAAGGTCGCCGACCACCCCGACTCGCTGGCCGAGGACCTGGCCCGGGTCGAGGCGGTGCGCTCAGCGCTCGGACCGGGCGGGCAGGTCCGGGTCGACGCCAACGCGGTCTGGGACGTCGACACCGCTATCCGGTCGCTGCGGCTGCTGGACCGGGCGGCGGACGGACTGGAATACGCGGAGCAGCCGTGCCGGACGCTGGACGAGCTGGCCGCCGTCCGCCGGGCGCTGGACGTGCCGATCGCGGCCGACGAGTCCATCCGCCGCGCCGACGACCCGCTGCGCGTCGCCGTCGCGGGCGCCGCCGATGTCGCCGTCATCAAGGGGACGCCGCTGGGCGGGGTCCGGCGCGCACTTCAGGTGGCCGAGGCCGCGCGGCTGCCGTGCGTGGTGTCGTCGGCACTCGAGACCAGCGTCGGGCTGGCGGGTCAGCTGGCGCTGGCCGGCGCGCTGCCATCGCTGCCGTACGCCTGCGGCCTCGGGACCCTCTCGCTGCTCACCGGCGACCTGGTCGACGACGGCGTCAGCCTGCGGCCGGTCGGTGGGTCGCTCCCCGTCCCGCAGCTGCCGCCGTCGCCGGACCCCGCGCGTCTCGAGGAACACCGCCTGACCGACCCCGCACGCGAGCGCTGGTGGCGCGAGCGCCTGGCCCGCGTCCGCGCCCTCGCCGCACTCTGA